A stretch of Besnoitia besnoiti strain Bb-Ger1 chromosome III, whole genome shotgun sequence DNA encodes these proteins:
- a CDS encoding hypothetical protein (encoded by transcript BESB_045060) produces the protein MWGSRRRHPARAAPELERDFEKLLPSVSRATARRAGRTASPAAPYHAGRTQATSVESPPLEFRAKGSRGLDQSETPPCSSNASPTASGCWSAARQSEDAQVEKPQGLSDVVPIASPTESLRCSVRRGGPRAPRCHANPTEPRGSSGAHVPRPAPETPPDFFHEAELAECLSEKCVSPAAHGRLRRHLLQKLCAKGQAEGDTETGAEGAANEFADVKELQRENRLMKVWIACMELLPYPKVCDDRKLTQQLLALEADKWFLNRQVSEETLAIRRLQTEKQQLWISLLRAQTARHRKASAEETAQEVAATEARLQRSYAETEKKREAEHACEVAQLQEAIVEVERRLQSAEEARTRMALHVSRQEEQVLDAEKERREARAAIESLEKTVEELKHQLRTAQQDQVKLKQEAQRAAADVAEAQKLREEVKQLKMKLEEETTRRTQAEKDAGRQLAAARQEIDALKDRCEGEQTRTRELEAELQTLFAAGATPALSRARSLDNDLDDVLKGHGGNFSMSRRRYLEQFLKMKKAGDAALLKATLVAHRAGIAPRVMSHERHMLNRKAAAGTAKERRGALAESPVVTAKQTPPPNGTDLAAQTQQTA, from the exons atGTGGGGGTCTCGGCGGCGACAtccggctcgcgccgcgccggagctCGAGCGAGACTTTGAGAAGCTTTTGCCatccgtctcgcgcgccaccGCCCGGCGAGCGGGGCGAACCGCGTCCCCGGCCGCGCCTTACCATGCTGGGCGAACTCAGGCGACCTCTGTCGAGAG tcCTCCCCTCGAGTTCAGGGCCAAAGGCAGCCGCGGTCTCGACcagagcgagacgccgccaTGCAGCTCAAACGCCTCGCCTACTGCGTCCGGCTGCTGGTCGGCTGCGCGTCAGAGTGAAGATGCCCAAGTGGAAAAGCCGCAGGGCCTTTCGGATGTTGTTCCCATTGCCAGTCCCACGGAATCCCTGCGATGCTCCGTTCGGCGGGgggggccgcgcgcgccaagGTGCCACGCCAACCCCACGGAGCCGCGGGGCTCCTCCGGAGCCCACGTGCCCAGGCCCGCGCCGGAGACCCCGCCAGACTTCTTCCACGAGGCAGAGCTCGCAGAGTGCTTGAGTGAGAAATGTGTGTCGCCTGCTGCACACGGGAGACTGAGGCGGCACCTGCTTCAAAAATTGTGCGCGAAGGggcaggcggaaggcgacactgagacaggcgcagaaggcgctgcaAACGAA TTTGCCGATGTCAAGGAGCTTCAGCGCGAGAATCGGCTGATGAAG GTCTGGATCGCGTGCATGGAACTTCTCCCGTATCCAAAGGTCTGCGACGACAGAAAGCTCACCCAGCAGCTCCTGGCTCTTGAGGCGGACAAGTGGTTCCTGAATCGTCAG GTCAGCGAAGAGACTCTCGCAATCCGCCGACTGCAAACAGAAAAGCAACAGCTCTGGATTTCGCTGCTCCGGGCTCAGACGGCACGACACAGAAAAGCGTCAGCTGAGGAGACAGCACAGGAAGttgcggcgacggaggcgaggctgcagcgctcgTATGCGGAGACTGAAAAAAAG agagaagcagagcacGCGTGCGAGGTTGCGCAACTCCAGGAAGCTATTGTGGAAGTGGAGAGACGTCTGCAGTCCGCCGAGGAAGCCCGGACCCGAATGGCACTTCACGTCAGCCGGCAAGAGGAGCAAGTCCTagacgcggagaaagagagacggGAGGCCAGGGCGGCTATAGAAAGCCTGGAGAAAACAGTCGAGGAGCTGAAACATCAGTTGCGTACCGCCCAACAGGACCAGGTAAAGCTGAAGCaagaagcgcagcgcgctgcagcagacgtgGCGGAGGCACAGAAGCTTCGCGAAGAAGTCAAACAGTTAAAGATGAAACTGGAAGAGGAGACAACCCGACGGACGCAAGCCGAGAAGGACGCAGGTCGGCAACTTGCAGCAGCACGACAGGAAATCGACGCATTGAAGGACCGGTGCGAAGGAGAgcagacacgcacgcgcgagctTGAAGCCGAACTGCAGACTCTCTTTGCGGCCGGCGCAACGCCTGCTCTGTCGCGCGCAAGGAGTCTCGACAACGATCTCGACGACGTTCTCAAAGGTCATGGGGGCAATTTCAGTATGAGTCGGCGAAGGTATCTGGAGCAGTTCCTTAAGATGAAAAAGGCTGGGGACGCAGCGCTGTTGAAAGCCACGTTGGTTGCCCACAGGGCAGGGATTGCCCCGCGTGTGATGAGCCACGAACGTCATATGCTAAATAGAAAAGCTGCCGCTGGGACAGCGAAGGAGCGCAGAGGAGCTCTGGCAGAGAGTCCAGTGGTGACCGCCAAACAGACTCCTCCTCCCAACGGCACGGACCTCGCAGCTCAAACCCAACAGACGGCATGA
- a CDS encoding phosphoglycerate kinase PGKI (encoded by transcript BESB_045050) — MLANKLGIQDVGDQLTGKSVLIRVDFNVPMKDGVVTDSTRVKATLPTLQYALSKSPRCIVLLSHAGRPDGRVQPKYSLKPVAKVLHELLPNRKIVFVEDCVGPTAEEAVKTAKDGEVLLMENVRFHVEEEGKGTDENGNKIKADAAAVEKFKAELTKLGDIYINDAFGTAHRAHASMVGVQVPIRAAGLLMKKELEYFSKALESPEKPFLAILGGAKVKDKIQLIENMLDRVQMMIIAGGMAFTFKKVIDNMEIGKSLYDEDGAKIVPAIMKKAQEKGVQIVLPVDFVCADKFENDANTKICDEKEGIHGEWMGVDCGPKTREKAREVILKAKTLVWNGPPGVFEMPNFAQGSIAFCKAVSEATKQGCITIVGGGDTAALVEKEGYASQVSHVSTGGGASLELLEGKTLPGVAALSSK; from the exons ATGCTGGCGAACAAGCTCGGAATTCAGGACGTGGGCGACCAG CTCACTGGGAAGTCAGTGCTCATCCGCGTGGACTTCAACGTGCCGATGAAGGACGGCGTCGTCACAGACTCCACTCGCGtgaaggcgacgctgccgaCTCTGCAGTACGCGCTGAGCAAGAGTCCACGCTGCATCGTCCTGCTGTCGCACGCAGGTCGCCCCGACGGACGCGTGCAGCCCAAATATAGCCTGAAGCCGGTCGCGAAGGTGCTTCACGAGCTGCTGCCCAATCGGAAGATCGTCTTCGTGGAGGACTGCGTGGGGCCTacggcggaggaagctgTGAAGACCGCCAAGGACGGAGAAGTCCTCCTGATGGAGAACGTCCGCTTCCacgtcgaggaggaaggaaaggGCACTGACGAGAACGGCAACAAGATCAAGGCTGACGCGGCCGCTGTCGAAAAGTTCAAGGCCGAACTCACCAA GCTAGGCGACATTTACATCAACGACGCGTTTGGGACGGCGCAtcgcgcgcacgcgtcgaTGGTTGGCGTCCAGGTGCCTAttcgcgcggcggggctgctGATGAAGAAGGAGCTGGAGTACTTCTCGAAGGCCCTGGAGTCTCCGGAGAAGCCGTTTTTGGCCATCCTGGGAGGCGCCAAGGTCAAGGACAAGATCCAGCTGATTGAAAACATGCTCGACCGCGTGCAGATGATGATCATCGCTGGCGGTATGGCTTTCACCTTCAAGAAAGTCATCGACAACATGGAGATCGGCAAGAGTCTCtacgacgaggacggcgccAAAATCGTCCCCGCTATCATGAAGAAGGCCCAGGAAAAGGGCGTCCAGATCGTCCTGCCCGTCGACTTTGTCTGCGCTGACAAATTCGAAAACGACGCCAACACCAAGATCTGCGACGAAAAGGAAGGCATCCACGGCGAGTGGATGGGCGTCGACTGCGGCCCCAAGACCCGCGAAAAGGCCCGCGAG GTCATCCTGAAGGCGAAGACCTTGGTCTGGAACGGCCCTCCCGGCGTGTTTGAGATGCCCAACTTCGCTCAGGGCAGCATTGCGTTCTGCAAGGCGGTCTCGGAGGCGACCAAGCAGGGCTGCATCACGATCGTGGGCGGTGGCGACACTGCCGCTCTGGTTGAGAAGGAGGGGTATGCTTCGCAAGTCAGCCACGTCTcgactggcggcggcgcttcccTGGAGCTTCTCGAGGGCAAGACCCTCCCGGGTGTCGCTGCCCTCTCGAGCAAATAA